The Candidatus Methylomirabilis lanthanidiphila genome segment GTTTCGGCTCCACGACCGCGGGAAGCGGCCGATGTGTCTGGGGATGACACACGAAGAGGTCGTTGCCTGGCTGGCGGCGCATGAGATCCGTTCCTACCGGGACCTCCCCCAGATCTGGTATCAGGTCCAGACCAAACTTCGGGACGAAGCCAGACCTAAGAGCGGGGTCCTGCGGACGCGAGAGTTTGTCATGAAGGACTCCTACTCGTTAGATCGGGACGAGGCGGGGCTGAAGCAGAACTATGAACTGCACAAGGAGGCGTATTGTCGAATCTTTACGCGGTGCGGCCTGACCTTTCATGTCGTTGAAAGCGACCCGGGGATGATGGGCGGCGCAGTCGCACACGAGTTCATGGCGCCGAGCGAGGCCGGAGAGGACGAGATCGCCCTGTGCGACCGTTGCAGCTACTCGGCCAATGTCGAGCTGGCGGTTTCCAGGCCGCTGTACCCGGTGTTCCCACACTGGGATCTGGAAGAGATTGCCACACCAGGCGCCGGGACCATTGAAGAGGTGTGCCGCTTCCTGCACATCGACCCCGCACTGACCATCAAGTCGCTGCTGCTTATGACACATGATGGCCCGCTCCTGGCCCTCCTGAGGGGCGATCAGCGGCTTCACGAGAAGAAGCTCGCGAGAGTAGCCGGCGAGGCTCGCCCGGCCCATCGCGATGAAATTCTGACGCACCTTGGCGCCGGAGCCGGCAGTATCGGTCCCGTTGGGGTGAAGCTGCCCATCATCGCCGATGAGTCGTTGCGCGAAGGGCGGTATACGGCCGGGGCCAATAAGGATGGGTTTCATCTCCGCGGCGTCGAGCCTGGCATCCACTTCCAGCCCCGTTGGGCCGATATCCACCATGTGTCGAATGGGGATCGGTGTCCCCATTGCGAGGGCAGTCTGCGTATCGAGCGGGTGATTGAGGTGGGCAACATCTTCAGGCTTGGGACTAAATACTCTGTCCCGATGAAAGCGCTCTATCTGAATGAAGCGGGAGAGGAATGCCCTATCGTGATGGGCAGCTACGGGATTGGGGTCGCGCGGATCGCAGCCGCGGCAGTCGAGCAGCGCCATGACGACCTCGGGATCATCTGGCCCTCGGCTCTTGCGCCCTTCCAACTCCACCTGTTACCGGTCAACATGCGCGATCAGAAGACAGTAGAGTTGGCTGAGGCGCTCTATGCCGGGCTCCAACTCGAAGGGATCGAGACTCTCTACGACGACCGTGATGAGCGGGCAGGCGTAAAGTTTAAGGACGCGGATCTGCTCGGTCTGCCCCTACGAATAACCGTTGGAACTCGCGCGATCAGGGAGGGCGTCGTCGACTTAAAGGAAAGAATAAGTGGGAAGGAGGTGCAGGTTCCGCTCTCGGAAGCGGTCTCTAAGGCCCGCGCCCTCCTTTCCCGTCCCACCGATTAACGGCACCACAAGCAGACCCTCCACGAAAACGCGAATCTCCGCAGCCCCGTCTTTTGCAAGAGTCCGCGGTCCCTCAGCAGTCCAGACAAGCCACATCTATCATCGGAAGCGGGCGAGCATTTTCGTATCCCCTGGATGCTGTCAAGCGATCTTTGCAGGCCGATGTCAGCGCAGGAAAGGTCTGTATCATGCTGAAATCGTTCTCGGGAATGGGGTTTGCAAACAACTGGAGGGGGAAGCTTTGCCGCTAATCAGGCCGGTTTCTTTTGCCTGCCGTTCATATAGTATTTTATGCCGCCGACCAAGGCGCAAAGAGCCAACAATGTCATGGCCAACTGGAACCCCAGATTCGACATAAACCAGGGCAGGCGACTGTGCGCCCTCACCGCCAAGCCCACGGTGAAGGGAAAGCTGTAGGTAGGGTTCACCGCATGCATCTGGGCTTCTGTAGGGTCGGTTCCCGGCCCGTGAGTGTGGCTGACACGCTGCCATTCCCCGATCTCTGAGCCACGATGAAGCTTGTGCGCAATACCCGGTCCCACCTTTTCCAACGTCATGAGAGCAATGTAGTGACCGGCCTTGAGAATCTCGGTATCGATTCGGATCGACCCATCACCGTACACAGCCGGCGGGAGAGAGAAGACAACATGCGAGTGTGCGGTATCCCCCTTGTCCTCGTGGGCCTCGGTGGCCTCGACAATCTTTACTGAGATGGGTAGCGCTCGCATCTCCTCATTGTACAGGTCAAACGCCATCGACAACTTGCCCGTCTTCGGGACTCCTTCACAGTAGGACTGGAATTCCTTCTTCACCTGCTCCGAGCCGACTTCGTGCATCAAAGGAATCATTCCCGCACCGATAAGCTCCTGATAGGCCGTAAAATGCACCGTATAATGGCCTTTTACGGCGGTGCAGGCATCGGCTGCATCCCAGTCGCCCATTACATCACCACCGCCATGGCCAAAAGCCTGAGAGGCCATGAAAAACGGCAGAATCAACACCCAACATAGCAGCATCACGCGCTTCATCTCACTCGCGCTCCCTTCTCTATTAATGTAGAGCGCCCATTCTCTACCGTCAAGCTCAATATCCCCACTATCAACAGCAGGTGGGCTGTTTAGCGGGCGTTCATCGTGACGTATCCGGCTTACCGGGCAGACCAGGTTCGGTCAGTTTCACCGGATCCAGGATCTGGGCTATCTGAGCCTCGGTAAGCAGTTTCTCGTCGCGGACTACCTCAATGATGGTCTTTCGCTCGCGCACGGCGCGCTTGACCACCTCGGCAGCCCTGGCATAGCCGAGCGAGATATTCAATGCAGCCGCCAGCGCCATGCTGCTCTCGGCATAGCGGCGGCACCGGTCGGCGTCAGCGATGATGCCGCCGACGCAACGGTCAATAAAGACCCGGAGGGCATTCGTCAGAATCTCGATCGATTGATGCAGGTTGTAGGCCATAACCGGCATCATGACGTTCAGCTCAAGCTGTCCGGCCTGGACCGCCATTGAGACCGTCAGGTCGTTCCCGATCACCTGGAAGCAGACCATGTTCAGCATCTCAGCCATGGACGGGTTGACCTTGCCCGGCATAATCGAGGAGCCAGGCTGTACCGCAGGCAGCACGATCTCAGCAAACCCGGTCGTCGGGCCTGAGGCCAACAGACGCAGATCATTGCAGATCCGG includes the following:
- a CDS encoding prolyl-tRNA synthetase, encoding MRWTRSLIPTLKEEPAEAEAVSHKLMVRAGLVRQLAAGIYITLPLGQRVLDKINAIIREEMNRIGGQEITMPVLHPAELWQQTGRWTTIGEEMFRLHDRGKRPMCLGMTHEEVVAWLAAHEIRSYRDLPQIWYQVQTKLRDEARPKSGVLRTREFVMKDSYSLDRDEAGLKQNYELHKEAYCRIFTRCGLTFHVVESDPGMMGGAVAHEFMAPSEAGEDEIALCDRCSYSANVELAVSRPLYPVFPHWDLEEIATPGAGTIEEVCRFLHIDPALTIKSLLLMTHDGPLLALLRGDQRLHEKKLARVAGEARPAHRDEILTHLGAGAGSIGPVGVKLPIIADESLREGRYTAGANKDGFHLRGVEPGIHFQPRWADIHHVSNGDRCPHCEGSLRIERVIEVGNIFRLGTKYSVPMKALYLNEAGEECPIVMGSYGIGVARIAAAAVEQRHDDLGIIWPSALAPFQLHLLPVNMRDQKTVELAEALYAGLQLEGIETLYDDRDERAGVKFKDADLLGLPLRITVGTRAIREGVVDLKERISGKEVQVPLSEAVSKARALLSRPTD